CCCATTCCAGTGCAGTCTTGGCTGTTTTTCCACTACTTTTGTGTTGTCATGTCAAACAAATGCACAGATTTCGATTTGATTTCTAGATTTACAGAATAAACACCTACCAGTGATTTTGCCCCCGGTATCTCCATGCCCCCTCCTCCGCTGCAGGAGAAAATAATCGTTAGACTTCTCTGTGATCCACAGGTTAAGCGCTGTTTTCAGAGAAACCTCGGCCGGATTCAGCCACATCTCTCCCACTTCAGCACGCCGAAACAACAGAGGAACCCAAATAGCTGCTCACACACTGATGCCGGAAGTAAATTACCAACAGTCAGTTCACTTTTGGACATTGTTTACCACCCACTTCTTCTAATGGTGTCCGCTTCCACAGTTTATTCCTAAATAAGTATTTTTTGAATAGTAAGTCAGACAGAACGTTAAATTAGCTGCCTTTTCACAGTCGCGACCGGCGAACACTACATATCCCATGAACACATGCGCTCTATTGACTGAGTGCGCGGATTGGACTGTGTCGTTGATTTTTCCCAGACGAACCGCGGTGCTCTATTGGAGGTGTAGTTCGCGACAATGCTTAACAAAAGGACCAAATGTTTgtttacaaacacacacgcacgcacacacacacacacacacttttgtacaactataaacaaacaaggcatatacaatataaacacatattaaaaGAAATGGTTGGTAGAGTGTTGCTAGTTGTTTTCTATAGTCTAACAGGTAGCTGAAAGGGTGTTGCTAGGTAATTGTTGCTGTATTCTAGAATGCTTAAGTGTTGACAGGCATTGCAGAGCTGTGAGAAAGCCTGAATGGACGAGTTACAAATTGgtgatttttttctttagacTAAGGAGAATCTGTTAGTAGCCAGTGATTAAATCCATTGctgagggcagcacggtggcttagtgggtagcactgtcacctcacagcaggaaggtcctgggttcgatcccaaggtgggttggtccgggttctttctgtgcggactttgcatgttctccccgtgtcagcgcgggtttactccgggtgctccggtttcctcccacagtccaaaaacatgccaccaggctaattggaacacactgaattgtcctatagatacctagccgctagatgcacaaaccagtgcattgtagagcccggataaaatagggagggtcgtgtcaggaagggcatctggcgtaaaaattgtgccaaatcaatgcagatcatgatccgccgagagccgaccccgcaaccgaacgggacaaaggccgaggaaaaAGAAGAAGATTAAATCCATTGCTGAAAAAAAGCTGATCCATGAGTTTGTCAGAGTGAGTCAGAGGATTGAAGGGATCCAGAGCATCAGGTTCACCTCCATTTGAGTGCACACCCTCAGCAGACCTGCCCAGGCTCAGCTTCAGCACTTCATGAACAGGACCTTTGTAGCACTTTTAATACTGTACTTGGGTTCTTTCTTACTCTGACCAAGACCCTTCTTGCACAGATGCCCAACTGGGCTGAACTCTAGAaaggttcaaggttgtgccaagctctTCCATATAAAAGTGATTAAGGCCACTTTGCACCttaaatattaaacacttaAACCTTTAATATCCATTTATATCAGTACCCTGATCTATGCTTTGCCACAGTTTGATCCACGAATGgctccttggacttcatggcttggttttgTACTGATAATGCAGTAGAAACCTCTAGACCCAGGTGTGTACCTTCTTTAAACTATTAAGTTCTAGAcacaatacattaataaataaagcaaacaggatgcacctgtcCACAAAGCCACAGCAGagggtttaaatatttttgttaatcaGAGATTTCCGCTTTTTAAGAACGTTGTTaagaacatgttttcacttcatcTTTATGAGTGATAAAGTgttgattgatgggtaaaactggcaattatatccatttaaaatcaaatcaacatgttatttaaaaatcatgtgTTTAAATTTAGAGAacctaaacaaataaattaattaataataaatgtaaaaaaaaacacacaatggTCAAAGAAGAAGAATATCTTAGTTGTATTACTGATTTGAGGTAAGGTGCTTATCAAGAACCAGTGCCATTTGCCATTAAGAACATTATAttaacattataacattataattgtatttttttccagGTTATTATTGTTTCAAATACAATAACGGGGTTTTAGACACACTTTATCATAAACACCACATAAACTTCAACAGATTTCAATAGTTAGTGTGTTCTATAAACATGACTTTCCAATAAACTTAATCAAACACTgccattaaataaaatgttaacgaaataacaaacacacatccaaatttgtacaaaatacaataccaGAGGTTTTCATACTTGCCCACCAAATATATAACAAttataaatagcttttttgaCTGGCCCCACAGAAATTAACACTATCAAATACATCCAGGTGACTGTACGGTTCAGTTTACAAACAACTAACACTCTCCTCAGtgattgttttacagtgtgtatTTTTCCTTGTAAATGTAAGGGAAAAATCTTTTTCTTCTTGCACTCTGGCTAGTGCTGAATGGTACGCTAATGGAGGAATAGTGTTGACCAGAATAAGCCTCAGTGGGTTTTTTTCCTCATGATATTGACATTTCACATATCTAGCAAATGCTGTGCGATAGGTTTTATTAAAAAGTGTGTAAACCAGTGGGTTGATGGCCGATGACATGTATCCCACCCAAACAAACACATTAAGAAGAACACTGACAATGTCATTACGGCACATGGAGGGATCACACACCGCCGCCAAAATGTTGGTAACAAAAAATGGGCACCACATAACCACAAAAAGTATAAAGACCACACCCAAGACTTTAGATGCCTTCTGTTCATTGCTGAGAGTCACTGAGCGCCTCAGGAACAGCTTTTTCTCATAAGGAATGAAACCAAGTGCCAAGGTTCTGCTCCACCTGGGCTGTGGCACCAGCTGGTCCAAGCACAGTGTGGCCTCACTATGGAGGGCTTTAATGGTCAAGACGTAGGTCACCACCATGATGGTCAATGGCATGCAAAAGGCCATGAAGGAACCAATGAGCACAAAAAAGCTGTCTGTTAAGAAGCAGCTACCGTCTTTGAACACTTTGGTCTGGTCACGGAGGCCTATTACCGGAATAGGCATGGAGATACCTGTGtgagaaaaaacaaaaagaaaacgaAAAGTTTAGTTAAATGACACAATAACAGTCCCAATGTGGCATAAGATTAATGATTTCAGACGGATGGTATAAAGTGGTATCATTCATTTTAACAACACGATTCATCCAgtcagggttgtgatgggtcCAATGCCACTCAAAACATAAATACCCTGGACAAAgtgatacacactcacacattcactagGTGCAATTTAGTGCCGGCAATAAACTATCTGCCTGTTTTGGGAGGTCGGAGAGACTTTGAGTACCCAGAGTAAACCAATGCATACACAAGGAAAGCATGCAAAACTTCTCACAGATAGTGACTAGAAGTGAGGATTAAACCAAAGACCTCAGTACCTACAGTATATCCTGCTGTGCAGGACTTACTATACTAGCTGCACCACAACTGTTCCCCTTTGTGATTTGCATACTCTTTAAAAACACATGGTCTTTACTGTATATGCTAAATGTATTTGTCATTGTATTTAAATGACACTGTCAACAACATGCAAACACAATACAACACGGGTGTTACTGGCAGGAATGGGTGCAGACGAGAAAAGGTTATTAtagaataattatattatacaatTATACTTAAAGCATCTAAAGAACCTATATGCTGGGTTTATCAAccaattgttttaatttggctTTATTGGAGGGTTTTTAGGTATGAGTTCATCACAGCATCTCGAtagattcaagtcaggactttcACTGGGACACTCCAAAACCttgattttgtttcttttaagaCCTTTGAGCTATCTACAAGGCATATGAATAAGTCTTGGCAGGTCAGAGTAGTTTTGACAGCTGTTTGACAGcaggtgggtggtcctaatgttttggctcattagtgtAAGTGATTTTTCCCTTGTTTAGTTTTGCAAACCAGTGTGTTTTTCAAATGTATTCctgtttgttgttgtgtttaaaATTGTTATGTCTAAGTCTTACAGCAAATTTTTTACATTCAAACAATTTTTCATGTTACACGTCTGGTCACATGACAACCACTTAAAGTGAAGTTATAAAAGCATGTGATGATGGGGATTGTGCAACCCACCAGCAGAGATGGTCCAGACGGCAGCGATCTTAGCTCTGGCTCGCCAAGCAGATTTAGTGCGACTGTGGCCTATCGGATTGCGAATAGCCACATAGCGATCAACTGAGATGGCACATAAATGCATAATGGATGCAGTAGATAGCAGCACATCTAAGTAGATCCATATTGGGCAGAGGACAGCTGGGAACGGCCATGAATAgcctgtaaaacacacacacatatgacaTATCAACAGCATATCAGGGGTTGACTGAAGTTTAGATTGGATCACATCAAGGCAGTTATATGTAACTTTTTAAAAACATCAAGGGCACATTGTGGAATACAGCATGGTGAACATGCGTGGGGATTTAAATGGGATTTTCCCATTTAAGTTCTGTTTAATAATTTTGTGCCAAGGAACTATAGGAAGATCCTTCAGATACACCATAATTGCTACTCATTGCAATCTTTCCAATCAATGGCAATATTGTTAATAGTGAAATAAGATGCAAGTTGCATCTTGCATCTTACTTGCAAGATGCTTaatatccaaaacgacttacaactGTAACAAAATACAACCCAAGCAACTGAGTGcaaagggctttgctcaagggtccagcagtggcaaaattaggattactagcccagtagtgtaaccattgagctatcactgccctggtgttttttgtttgtgtttatatgtACACATATGTATATTTACACCTATGTATACACTGTAGGGATATCACTTAACAAAAGTTATTCATTACCTGCGCCCCTTAACAACATTAAACAGAAAGAGCTGTGTGTTCAATATGTAATGTGTTCAAAAAGGTCTGATTTGACACAACATCACATTCCACAACTACATCACAACAATCAAAAACAAAAGTTACAGCCAACCCACCATACAGAATGGTTACAATGGAGACTGGCATGACAAGAAGGCTCAATAGCATGTCAGCTATAGCCAGCGACATGAGAAAGTAGTTGGTTGCATTCTGCAGCTTCCGTTCTAGACTGACAGCCATGATGACCAGGATATTCCCAGTAATGGTGATGACCACAACAGCTATGATTAGCAGTGCTGCCCAGTTTTTCTTTCTCCTAGGTTCAAGCTCCTGACCCTCACATAACGCCACTTTCAGGTTTGACAGGTTGCTGAAGAGTAAGGTTTCCACACTTTCGTTACAGTCGAAAAAGGCATTGTGGACTTCGTTTCGGGACATTTTCTCAGAGTTAAAGTTAATGATGAAAATACTCCTTAGAGTGCTTATAAGTGTTCCATCAGCCAGATGTTTGTAGCATCCGATTAAGTGACTCTGGTTAATGCCCGCATGTTTGTCGTGTTCTGAATGACCTGAGTATTCCTGCAAaagctgtttaaaagaaaataatcacaCAGAAAGGTTTCCTTTAAGGTAGAAGAGCAGAAAATGGTGAGCTGTCTTGTTTCTTTCGTTTGATggtagggtttttttttcttaatgccAGCGCTCTGGAGGCAATAGCAGCATGAACATTTGTCGACAAGCCTTTCATCAATCTTCCTAATCTTGCCATTCTGAGGGTGAGAGGGGGAGGAGAGACACAGGGAGGTAGAAAATAAGGGAGGCAGGGAAACAGTGAGTCAGAGAGCTGAAGATCCTCAGGTGGTTGTAGGATTTCCTCCACCTACAATGAAAGGAAGACAGAAGAAACACAGTAAGACACACACTTCAAAGCGCTGGGTCAGAATCAGAAAAGGGGGGTGAAAAGAAAAccattaaacaataataaatatgacTATACGCACAACAATTGACACATTCTTCAACTGCACACATCAAGGTTTCATACACTTGCTTACTTTATAGGGTCTCAGTGGTGTCCATTATAGTAGACTGCAGAGAAAAAAACTCCCTCCATTTATACAGCcaccaaaacacaccagcagtgATGAGTGATCCCTTCAATTCTATCCTCCTCTCATCCGTTCCTTACTTTCTCTGCTTTGCTTTATATGTCACTCCTCTCCTATTTGTCAGTATTCTCCTCCTTCTCCAGTGGTTTAACCATCTCATTACCCTTTCTTTCCTGAACACATGTTTAGTGAGTTCATGTAAATTGGGTCACTTTAATTACAACTAAAACAgctttataatataaatataaaattataaacaaCACTCCATAAATCATTGGAATCAGATGACATTTAAAAGACACTGGCAACATGAgaaaaagattctctggtctgatagaAAATGAGATGGGCTGAACAACAAGCACCATGTCTGGTGAAAAACAAGCATTTGCTAATACCACCCCTCAGTTAAACATGTGGTGGCAGAATCATGCTGTGTGGGTGCTTCTCAGCTGCAGGAACAGAAGGACTGGTAGGAATTAAGGGATGGATGAATGCATCCAAATACAGGAACAACCTGAAGAAAACCTCCTCCAGAGTGCATACAGGAcagaattaaaacattaaaaacagttCACCTGTATCAATAATAACCCAAAGCATACATACAGAACAAGACTAGAGTGGTATTGGGGCAAGTATCTGAATGTTTTCTGAAAGTCCAGACCTAAACACTATGAAACATCTGTGAAAAGACCAGAAGATGGCAGACCAAAGATGCTCGAAATCCAATCTGACAAAGCTTGAGAGGATATGCCATtcagaatgggataaactgcccaaatccaggtgtatTCTCAAAACAGAACTGTGCCAGACGTTAAGGGGTGTGGATATTTCTCAATCAATTGTGTTTAAATTATCCTGGAATAACAtctacatttatagcatttagcagacacactTATCCACAG
The Trichomycterus rosablanca isolate fTriRos1 chromosome 12, fTriRos1.hap1, whole genome shotgun sequence genome window above contains:
- the htr2aa gene encoding 5-hydroxytryptamine receptor 2A, which produces MAVSLERKLQNATNYFLMSLAIADMLLSLLVMPVSIVTILYGYSWPFPAVLCPIWIYLDVLLSTASIMHLCAISVDRYVAIRNPIGHSRTKSAWRARAKIAAVWTISAGISMPIPVIGLRDQTKVFKDGSCFLTDSFFVLIGSFMAFCMPLTIMVVTYVLTIKALHSEATLCLDQLVPQPRWSRTLALGFIPYEKKLFLRRSVTLSNEQKASKVLGVVFILFVVMWCPFFVTNILAAVCDPSMCRNDIVSVLLNVFVWVGYMSSAINPLVYTLFNKTYRTAFARYVKCQYHEEKNPLRLILVNTIPPLAYHSALARVQEEKDFSLTFTRKNTHCKTITEESVSCL